The genomic stretch GGAAATCGGCTCCTGGATAGCATCTAAGGCAAAAATAACTTCTTCTCTGGGTAATGTAAGTTTGGCAGCAATCTCCGATACCGTAGGTTCTCGTGAACATTCACTGACCAATTGGTCTCGAACTTGCAGCGCCTTATAAGCAATGTCCCGCAGGGAGCGACTGACCCGAATCGGGTTGTTGTCCCTCAAGTATCTGCGAATCTCACCAATAATCATGGGAACCGCATAGGTAGAGAACTTTACATTTTGACCCAGATCAAAATTGTCAATGGCTTTCATCAAGCCAATGCAACCTACCTGGAAAAGATCATCCACATACTCTCCCCGATTGGTAAATCGCTGAATTACACTCAGGACTAATCTCAAATTTCCATAAATCAACTTCTCCCGTGCTTCTTTTTCGCCGCTTTGATAGGCAATGAATAATTCCTTCATTTTTGCGCTACTAAGAACAGGCAACTTTGAGGTGTTCACTCCACAGATTTCCACTTTGTTTAAAGCCATTTGAGCACCCTCCAAGCCAATTTTCTCTTGGAAGAGTATGCCCGATGGGATTAAAACTTATTCCAAACGGATGAATTCTTTCCTTAAACGGCGGATTATCCGCTTTTCCAAACGAGAAATATAGGATTGAGAAATACCCAGCCGATCCGCTACTTCCTTTTGGGTCTTTTCCTCACCATTGTCTAAGCCAAAGCGCAATTCCATAATCATTTTTTCTCGATCCGTCAGTCTAGCCATAGCTAAATGCAAAAGCTGGCGATCAACTTTTTCTTCAAGAGGTCGTGAGATAATATCATTTTCTGTCCCTAACACGTCGGATAGCAACAATTCATTACCATCCCAATCGATGTTCAGGGGTTCATCGAAGGAGACCTCCGTGCGTGTCTTATTGTTGCGACGCAGATGCATGAGAATTTCATTTTCTATGCAGCGCGAGGCATAGGTAGCCAATTTTATCTTCTTCTGAGGGTCAAAGGTATTGACTGCTTTAATCAAGCCAATGGTCCCGATGGAAACGAGGTCCTCAATATTGATTCCGGTATTCTCAAATTTACGGGCAATATACACCACTAAGCGCAAATTCCTCTCGATGAGAATATCGCGAACACTAAAATCCCCCTGCTCCAGGCGTACTAAAAGTTCGCCTTCCTCATCCGAAGTAAGTGGAGGAGGCAGCGCTTCACTGCTACCCACATAATAGATTTCATCCCAATCACCGATTTTACGTATTAAAAGGGATTTAATTTTAAAAAACCAAAGTTTGATGCGTTCTACTATCCTGCTCATTAGCCTTCCTCCGCTCCTCGAACATGCTCTGGATGCAGCAAGGCTTGGTAGGTTCTATCCGAACTAAGCCCATGCTGCACTAACGCTAAGGTTGCTTTCATTTCTTTCGGTTCCGACATGGATGTACAAACCACCTTATAGGGTCGGATGCCGAGAAGCCAACTCTTATGTCCCACCCCTTGATAGGGGATAAAGACAAAATACTTAATCCACGAGGAATCAGACTGCCAAAGCCATGGCCAAGGATCTTCTAAGTCTCGCCAAGCTCCCTGCAAAGCTGGCAACAGCTCTTCGGGCATGACCGCCGCAGCTATTTCCTCTTCCACCAGAATGACAGGGTTCCCTGTGAGAGGGTCTCGCAATTGGTTCCCTGTATCCAGTAAGGCCCTCACCGTGATTGAACCTGCCTTCCCCATTTCCTTGCTTAGATCAATCTGGAGATCATAGAGAGTAGCTCTCGTCTGGGCAGAGGATCCCAATATCCTATGCCAATACTTTTGGCTAACCCACCACAATCCGGCCCCTAAAGGCAGAATCCATAGGTTTTTCAGGCCTAAGCGCAAAGAGCTACCAAGGATACCATCGAAGCTAACCCAGCCCCACAAAGCGTAGACGAGCCCCCCAAGACCCGCTGAGACAATCCAAAATAATAGAAGAGTCTTGAGATAAGGTCGTATTCCTCGATAAGAAAAAGCAAGCCCAATCATAAGCCAAGGGACGAGAAATTTGCTCAATTCAAAAACGAACGAGGCCGGAGCATAGGCGGAGAGAATTACCGGAATTTCTCCAGCCATCACTCCGGCCGCAATTCTCTTGCCTCGGAGGGGAAGATTCAATAAGCGGGCAGCGAGGATTATAAGCAAAGCATCCATACTCCCGTTCACTACAAGATCAAGATCTAAATACCTCTCCATGACTACATTGCAGCCCTTTCCACCGTCTCTCCCAAATTATACCGAATAAGGAGAATAAAAGCTGTCGGAATAGGCGGGAATATTTAGGAAAACTAATGCGACTTCTGACAAATAATCGCGTTTGAAACCACCTGCTCCGGAAGAAGACCTGACCCAAGGCTCAGGACCTGCCCGGAATATAAAAAGGCCATGGTTTGTTGACCTTACAAGGCCCAACCATGGCTTAATTACTTAACTCATTTTATTGATTGCACAACTTTCGTCATATAAGTTAAAGGCAACTAACAGCGAACACGTCTTGAAGCTAAAGTAAAACTCACTTAGCGTTTACGACGCAAAAACTCTGGGATATCCAGCTCCTCGGCAGTGGCTGCTACGGGACGAATAGCCTCATTAGCACTCCCTCTTAACCCGACAGTAGCCGTTTTCTGTTGTTCAAATCCTGTCGCGATGACAGTCACTCGAATCTCTTCCTTCAGGCTTTCGTCAATGACTGCACCAAAGATAATGTTAGCTTCCGGATCAGCTGCCTCAGCAATGATTTCCGAAGCCTCATTGACTTCGAACAAGGTTAAATTGGAACCACCGGTAATGTTTAAGAGAACCCCTTGAGCGCCTTCAATCGAGGTTTCCAACAAAGGACTGGAAATAGCTTTACGGGCAGCATCTGCCGCTCTATTTTCTCCGGTAGCCGCTCCGATTCCCATCAAAGCTGAACCAGTGTTACGCATAATCGTCTTCACATCAGCAAAGTCCAGATTAATCAAGCCAGGAACAGCAATCAGATCAGAAATTCCTTGAACCCCTTGACGCAATACATCATCAGCAATTCGAAAAGCTTCATGAAGAGCTGTATGCTTGTCCACCACTTGAAGCAAACGATCATTGGGAATAGTAATCAAAGTATCCACCTTGGACTTTAGCTCGGCGATTCCTTTTTCCGCCTGCATTGCCCGTTTTCTTCCCTCAAAGGAGAAGGGACGGGTTACTACACCCACCGTCAGGGCCCCCAATTCTTTAGCAATCTCAGCCACAATCGGAGCTGCACCGGTTCCTGTTCCACCGCCCATTCCGGCGGTGACAAAGACCATATCTGCACCTTTTAGGACACTTATCAATTCTTCGCGACTTTCTTCAGCAGCCTTCAAACCGATTTCCGGATTAGCCCCGGCACCAAGACCCTTGGTAATCTTATTACCAATTTGAATCTTCTCTCCGGCACGTGAGAGGTTAATTGCTTGAGCATCAGTATTCACCGCTACAAAATCTACACCTTTTAAACCGGCTGTAATCATACGATTTACAGCATTATTTCCACCACCGCCAACTCCGATTACTTTGATCTGGGCGAATTGATTAAAGTCCATGTCGAATTCAAGCATTTAGCTTACGACCCCCCCGCTAGTATTAGAGCATTACCTATTCACGGTCACGTTCACGTGATAATGACACAAAAAAAACACCTATACCCGTGATAAATTCTATGGATAAGCATTTTATCCTTCTTTTCACTTCAACTTTTTTAACAGGAAATATCACCCACTATGCTATTTTAGCATGGATTCGCACCAAAAAGGGTGGTCTATCCCTAAAGTATCCTTTTTTGAAGCAAATGTCTGCGAATAATCGCTAAGTTGTTGAATAATCGGACTCCAAAGGCCACCACAGCCGCTAGGAATAGG from Desulfitobacterium dichloroeliminans LMG P-21439 encodes the following:
- the sigG gene encoding RNA polymerase sporulation sigma factor SigG, giving the protein MALNKVEICGVNTSKLPVLSSAKMKELFIAYQSGEKEAREKLIYGNLRLVLSVIQRFTNRGEYVDDLFQVGCIGLMKAIDNFDLGQNVKFSTYAVPMIIGEIRRYLRDNNPIRVSRSLRDIAYKALQVRDQLVSECSREPTVSEIAAKLTLPREEVIFALDAIQEPISLFEPIYHDGGDPIFVMDQIGDEKHSDNSWLEGIAVREALRRLSEREKLILSLRFFHGKTQMEVADEIGISQAQVSRLEKAALGHMRKFV
- a CDS encoding sigma-E processing peptidase SpoIIGA: MERYLDLDLVVNGSMDALLIILAARLLNLPLRGKRIAAGVMAGEIPVILSAYAPASFVFELSKFLVPWLMIGLAFSYRGIRPYLKTLLLFWIVSAGLGGLVYALWGWVSFDGILGSSLRLGLKNLWILPLGAGLWWVSQKYWHRILGSSAQTRATLYDLQIDLSKEMGKAGSITVRALLDTGNQLRDPLTGNPVILVEEEIAAAVMPEELLPALQGAWRDLEDPWPWLWQSDSSWIKYFVFIPYQGVGHKSWLLGIRPYKVVCTSMSEPKEMKATLALVQHGLSSDRTYQALLHPEHVRGAEEG
- the sigE gene encoding RNA polymerase sporulation sigma factor SigE, with the translated sequence MSRIVERIKLWFFKIKSLLIRKIGDWDEIYYVGSSEALPPPLTSDEEGELLVRLEQGDFSVRDILIERNLRLVVYIARKFENTGINIEDLVSIGTIGLIKAVNTFDPQKKIKLATYASRCIENEILMHLRRNNKTRTEVSFDEPLNIDWDGNELLLSDVLGTENDIISRPLEEKVDRQLLHLAMARLTDREKMIMELRFGLDNGEEKTQKEVADRLGISQSYISRLEKRIIRRLRKEFIRLE
- the ftsZ gene encoding cell division protein FtsZ codes for the protein MLEFDMDFNQFAQIKVIGVGGGGNNAVNRMITAGLKGVDFVAVNTDAQAINLSRAGEKIQIGNKITKGLGAGANPEIGLKAAEESREELISVLKGADMVFVTAGMGGGTGTGAAPIVAEIAKELGALTVGVVTRPFSFEGRKRAMQAEKGIAELKSKVDTLITIPNDRLLQVVDKHTALHEAFRIADDVLRQGVQGISDLIAVPGLINLDFADVKTIMRNTGSALMGIGAATGENRAADAARKAISSPLLETSIEGAQGVLLNITGGSNLTLFEVNEASEIIAEAADPEANIIFGAVIDESLKEEIRVTVIATGFEQQKTATVGLRGSANEAIRPVAATAEELDIPEFLRRKR